ggaggatggaaTGCCCCATCTCCGGTAAATATACAGATTTGCCAATCGATCGAAGCTGAGTGCTGTAATTACTCATGTTTATTCAAGAGACGACTTTCCATTGAGAAAGATAATGAATAATCACGCCATGATTATCTGAAGCATTTTCAGGAATGTACGGAAGTATGAGTAACTTGGTATAATTGACCATGTGAACCTCCTGTGGATCAAAGGTGCAAAGAGTGCTTCTCTGAGTCTCGATTCTCATGAGTACAGCCATGTATCCTGTCCACcagaagaaaataataaatatcaGATCATGATTTTCTGAAGGTACTTACAGAAATATAAGAGGGTCAGTTAAAATGTTGTATTCAAATATTTGACCTACTTGATATTACAGAACTATTAAGATCACAATTAGGGTGCAAAAGGGGGAATAAGGTGTTCTACCTTGAAGACCCAGCTAACATGACATTCACCAGCATGGCATTAACAAGAGTTATTTAGATATGTGCTAATGCAAAGTGGAAAATTTCGAGACGACACTAAAAAGGTTTCTTTGATACAGTACTGATACAGATGAGAGCGCAATGGCACTCCTCAACCTCAACAGAGACCTAACAATCACTACATTCCTCTACCTCCAGTTGTCTCACCCTTCTCGTTCCACATCCTTTTGGCCAGCAGAACCACTATAGGTGCTGGGGAGGCAGAAATCTGGTTTGTGGGTTTGGGTGCTTTTAATAGCACTCGGGTTAGCTGCCAAAATTTGTCATAACTAATTTTTTGTAGCTAACAAAATATGTGTTCCATTGGTGGCTAGAAAATTAGTGTACCTCGACATATGGATTGTATGGCTAACAAAGTGTGACATACTGCAATTGTGGAAACAAACTGAACGCATGACATGAAAAGTCTACCTTCTCGAACCTGAGTAGGAAGCTCTGGCCAGAAATAAAACAAACAGGCCCTGATAATCAGTTTTATAGCTAATGAGTTATGTGAACATTTTGCATAAGTTCAGGGCTGTAAAATGGACTCATTCCTTTCAGATAATGACATAGCAGTCACTACCTAGTATTAGTAATCAGTGCTTGTTATATTCACCTTAGAACAAATAGTTTATGCATAATTAATTGCTTCCTTGCATCCTAATTCCCAATTCGAAATAGAAAATTGTATGGTTTTCATTTTGACTGCCACAGAGCATATGTCAAATTGATCTGAGAGCATATAACACAAGCAAGTATATGGAACAGGACTTTCAAGAACGAGCCTCTGAAAAGGCTTAAAAATAATCAACAGATAGTTAACAGGCTACTCACCTCCATGTCCCTGAAGAATACTTTTGCCTTTGGTGATGCTCTTTTATATTTTGCTAACTCAATAATTGCCTCTTCTCTAGGCTTCGAGTATGAACCAGTATCATCATGATAAATATAAAATTCACCAAGTAATCTTGCTTTGGATAGAACAAATTCAATAAAGCGCATCTCATTTGACCAGCAAGTGGCACTCTTTATGCTAACAAAATCAAGATTTGCAAAAAGACTGTTGGTCCACAGTGCATTTAAAAAATCTATATCTACTTCATCGCTCTGATTCTCATGATCTGTGATCTGCAAAAATCAAAAGACACATTTTAACGGGGTCATGTATAAAGAACTATCAAGGGACAGCATCAACAAGAATGGAGAATAGTAGTAAACATTACCTCAATTTCCAGATGTAAAAGATTGGGAGCTCTCGTGAGTAAACCAAATGTAGATAAAATGCTAGATGCTTTGTAGAAGTTTGTATGAAGAGTTAAACTCCTTAATTTCTGAAAAGAACATGAAATTCCCTCTAGAACATTACCATCTGCGGACTGAGAAAACATACCCATTAGTCCTTAagagaaaataattttataagaaaaattATGGAAACATCATGCATTACTTGGTTAGCCACTATGCAGATTTTGAATTACTTAACTAACGAGAAGTACTTTCATTCTGAaaagcaaacatatatatatatttgtcataCTAGCTTTTTGCTGGGGGCAGTTTGTTGCTTAAATGATGAATTGTGTAAAACAACATTACATATTCAAAGCAATGCTGATCTGCAGCTTCTATACAAGCACTGCACATTAGAAATAATCGTTTATGTTGCAGAATACGTTTTCAAATACTATTGTACCAGTTTTCAATTTGAACTGAGAAAATTGCAGTAGTTAAAAACGACCCCTCTTGCCCATGAGTCAAGCTACCACTAGCCCCCAATCATGCACAAGAATCAACCTGGCaaactcatgcatgcatgttcatgaccaattataaaaaaagaaaagagaccaCAATAGAATTACCGGTATAAACAACTCGAGCTCCCCGACTTGGGCCAAAGATGTGAGAAGCTTGACGAAATCGCGATCAATTGAGTAGTCTTCAATATTGATATTAGCATCTTGTATAGATGGAAGATCCTGGATCTGCCATCCGTAATCGATATCGGAAGTAATAGTCAGCCTCTCGAGATTCGGAGCCTGAATTATCCAATCCTCAAAGTCGTCATCAGTAACCTCGACATTGCTAAGCTCCAACGAGACAAGCGACGGGGACATGCGGATCATGGCCTCCAATTTCCTCTCCCCATTCTCCGGGAGGCCAACGTAGACGAGGCTCAACAAGGTGAGATTCGGGAACCCTCCGAAGCCCTCGTGCGCGGTGGGGAGGAAGCAGCGCTCGAGGTGGAGGCTGGTGAGCTGGCCGCAGGCGAAGATGGCGGGGTGGAGGGTGTAGTACTCCACATTGACATCGCTGTAGTCCCAGAACGAGAGGGTGAGGGTCTGGACCCccttggcggcgaggagggggagcCACTCGTCGATGTGGGGGAACGCGTCCGCGCGGATCCCCCAGGTGCAGAACTGGCCGACGCTGCGGGAGTAGCGCGCCAGGACGGCGCAGATGGCGTCGgggcgcgagcggcggggcCAGTAGTGGCGGAGGTCGGGGGCGGACTCCCACCGGTGGATCCAGGAGCGGGAGATCGCGGAGGTGCGGACGGCGTCGCggagggagaggcgggagaCGATGTTCTCGAGGAGCTCCCCCGGGAGGGATTCCAGGCTCGCCCCCACCGCCGACGCAGTCGGAtccccctccggcggcggcggcggcaggcgtggTTTGCGGCGAGGTGGCGAGGTCTCCATTTCGGCCTACGGGGAGAGGCGGAGTCGCCGAGCCGGTGGTCGGCCCGGCGGttaaagccgccgccgccggacgagaTGGGGGCGGAAGGAGACGTGGAGATGCGGCGGGGTCCAATCTCCAAAGCAGTAGTACAACTGTGGTGGGGTGGAGCAACAGAGAGGACGTGAACTCGCAAAAGGCCCATGGGCTAATGGGCCAAGGCCGAAAGCTACTCTCAGCCTCGTCAGTTACCCATATTtccaaggaataagttcactttaggtccctcaatttgttgcCGAGTCCGAAATTCGTCCCTTGAGTGCAAAACCGGGTAGAACGCATCCTTCAgcttacaaaaccgtgcaaacgaggtccctcggtaGTATTGTGcctggttttggctgatgtgacgcctacgtggctgctttgactaggtcttcatcCCATGTGGCAtcgacgtggcgcttacgtggcaatttaaataaaaaatataaaatcgtgggacccatatgtcagtttcacacaccaaataataaaaaatggcgGGACCCACgcgggtcccacatgtcatccttactcctctctcttctctctgtccCCCTCTCTCAATCTCCCCTGCTCTGCAGTCTGCAAGAGAAGATCGGAGCGGTGGCGCGCGAAGTCGGCAGGGCGACGGCGGCCCGAGCGGCAGCGCGTgaagccggcgaggcggcggcgaagagccCGTGGGAGTCGAGGTCGTCCGGGgaagcggtggcgacggcggccggaccggcgacgcggcggtgggtgggcgaagcggcggcggagagcccACGGGAGTCGaggtcggggggggggggggggggcgggcgggcggagcagcggcggccttGGGAACGGCGCGTGGGCGCCGGAGTggcggcctccctcctcccggcCAATGCGCCTTGTTGCCTCGTGCCCAAGCCGGATGACGCCTCGATCTCCCGTGAGCCAGGGCGTGCATTGGGCGATGCCAAACCTACCAATTTTGTTCTTTGGAGTTCAGTTTTCCCTTAAATCCATCCTTTGGAGTTCAGTTTTCCCTTAAATTTTGGCAAACCTACAAATTTTGTTCTTTGTCCTCAGGAAAGCTTGAAGCTTCATtgatataaaaaaagagaaatattttttGCATGATGCGAAAGTACTTGTTCTGATTCTTGCAGAATCTGATATGATCATTGGCTTTGCAGGTGAAAACAAGACAGAGTTGTTGTGCTTCTCCTTGCAGTGAGTGATTAATTAGGGTTGTTAATGCCATGAACCAGTTCGTCCCTGATTGGAACACCACCAGCATGGGAGACAGCTTTGCACCATTAGGGTTCGTGCGTTCCTTAGATCGAAGCTGGAGATCTTTCCATGGATTGGAGGCGATCAGGTGAGTGATTCTTTGGTTATTGTTGTTGCAGCGAAGACGACGGGCTCATCGAGCTGCTCTGGTGCAATGGCCACGTCGTCATGCAGAGTCAGGCGCCCGGAAGCCGCCGAGGCCggagaggacggcgacggcggcgatggcggaggatGAGTCGGCGTCGTGGTTTCAGTACCCGGAGGAGATgctcccgccgatgccgccgccgccgcccttctccacAACGCCCGCAATCGCGGCCGTCTGCGCTCTATGGCCCCGCGCGTCGCCCGCTTCTGCCGACCACCACTCGCCCCGCTCCATCagccggagagagagaatggatagagggagaggatagagagaagagggaggagcaaggatgacaggtggggcccaacgtgggtcccaccaatttttaattttttgtgtgtggaactgacatgtgggtcccacgggtttttattattttttcagattaaattgccacgtaagcgccacgtcatattaagaccgagtcaaattagccacgtaggcgccacgtcagccaaaaccgccctaaaaaccaccgagggacatcatctgcaccggttttgatagttgaggggcccattatatctggttttccggttgatgGATGAAAATtagattcgttgacaagttaagggacctcaaatgaacttattcctatttccaaataagtcattttagcttattagaaaaataaaaaaattaatttaaagatACTTTTATATGTATTCTTAACGAGTTAAAAAGTCAATATAAAAACTATgtttaaaatatcttaaaattaacttctaaaataagtttcaaaatttatattttggcTTTGGCTTTGGTTTATTAGGCCAACTGATGGAGCCTTATGTTTCTTCCCACTGAATTTTCGCAAGAGTGGAGGAAATTCATAGCTCCAAAAAGaaagtgcaattttttttcttccgttctaatagtagtattttttttcttctttcgttctttttgatgattttttttatccataaTTCACCGGATAGCAGACGCCCGATTGGCCTGAGGAAGCTCAACTCTTATCATAACCAATTTTACTAGTCCGAAAGGAGGGTTGATGCAAGGTATATTAGATCATACTTTTACAAAAGAGAAAATGTTGAACCAGTACCACCAATTGGGCTGGAAATTACTTATAACCACCATAGCTTGCTTTGAGCCTGAGCATTCTACAAGGAAATGTTTTTAAACACAGGATTCCCCTATGGCAGGAACTACCATGGATGCTCTCTGCCCAGGTAGAACAAATGGGACAGCACAGCAGTACAGCACTGCCATCATGTGCTGGGATGCCCCTCTAGTGAACCATAATAAGATAACTAGAGCACAGTGATTCTAACTGAAAACCTCAAGAATGGAAGGTAAAAGGGACTGAATCCTCATTCCTGAATTAATAACATTGGAAAGCACGATTCAGATCtcatttcatcaaaatatatagGCAAGATGTATGCCAGGCTGCCACGTACTCTTGCAGATGTCATACATAATACATTATACATGTTTACTAGAGATGCAACACATCTAGGCAGCTAGGGAGATATGCTTCCACTGAATACAAAGGACAGAAAGGAAAAAACAGGAGAAGTTCAGGTGCCCTGCAAAATCAAGCTAGCAGCCTGTAGCCAGTCATCCACGGATGAATCTGAGCCTAGCTAACGGCGATGCTCTTTTGTATTTTGCCATCTCTATGCATGCCTCCTGGTAAGATGGTATACCGCTAGAGGTAACACGAACACGGAGCTGTTCTAGCGATCTTGCTTTGGATAGGACAAACTTGATGAAGCACATCTCATTTGAGGAGCAGCTGATACTATGTAACCAGACATCGAAGTCTAGGGAAAATGTCGTCGCTTGTTTGCGCATTTGCGAATCCTTCGACAGTTCCATCATCCACTAAATCATCATAACAACCAATCTACCAAAAAAGAACACAATTGCAAATGTTGCAAATGGAAATCAATAACTCAACCAGACAAAATAAATCTTGTAACTGTTGCTTATTGAAAAGATGTGCAAAATCTTTTGAGTATTCACGATCGTGGAACTATAATATGTAAAGAACTTTGTAGGGTTTTCTATATTACCTCGATTTCAAGTTTTTCCAGGTTTGGGGCACATCTTAGTATAGAAAAAACCAATGAAGTACTTGAAATTTGGTCTAGACAAGCATGCAGGTCTAATGACCTCAAGTTCTGAAATGTGAATGAAAACCTCTCTGGTGGATTATCACTGAACTGCAAATCACAGTAATATGTTAGATTTGCTCTAGACAAGCAAGCAGGTCTAATGACCTCAAGTAATGCAATATGAATGAAAATCTCTCTGGTGGATTACCATTAAACTGCAGGTCgtagtaaatatatatatatatatatatatatatatatatatatatatatatatatatatatatatatatatatattggtaaAAAGCAATGCAGGTGCAATGACCTGTCTGAAATTTGAACGAAAACATCTCCGGCGGATCACTATTGAACTCAAATTCGAGCTTACATTGAGATGCTCTAGTCTTAAGCAGTGGAGTAATACATAAAAATTGGAGATACTATAATACTAACTGTAAAGGACTCTCTAAGCTTCATGTTTATGAACTGTTTAAATTTAGAGAGTATATGGTGTAGTAAAGTACCTGATGCATAAGTGCATTGAAGTCGAGGCTCTCCACATGAGCAATCCCTTCCAAAGTTTTGCACAAGACTTGAGTGGTGACTTCTGAATCCAAGAAGATGGCAGCATCCTCCAGACGCGGGAGCTCCCCTATCCTGCAGCCAAAATCCTGATCAACTGCCCAAATCCTAAGGGACCGGATGTTTGGTCCCCGGACGAACCACACCTCCGAGTGGTGGAAGCTGTGCACGTTGTCGAGAGACAATTCGAGGAgaagcggcgaggcggcgatcaTCGCCTCCAGCTGCCTTTCCCCGTGTGGCGGGAGTTCGACCTCGGAGAGGGAGAGCTTGGTCAGCTTCAGGAACCCCACAAACgatggcggctgcggcggtgggaAGGTGCAGCCCGCAAGGCTCAACGAGGAGAGCTCTAGGCAAGAGAAGATGCTGGGATCGAGGTTGTGCTTGCCTTCGATGATGGAGATCATCTCGAAGTAGAGGTGGAGGGACTGGACGCGCttgcgggggaggaggcggagccaGCGGACGGCGCGGTGGAACCAGCGCCGGGGGACTCGGAGGGTGACCGTAcggacgggcgcggcggagcgctTCAGGacggaggagatggcggcggcggggtcggagGATCTGAAATCGAGGTCGAGGCCGCGGACTGAGCGCCATCGGCGGCGCCAGGCGTGGGAGAGGACGGAGGTGCGGAAGACGTCGCGTACGCCGAGGCGGGAGATGATGTTGTCGACGATCTCCGGTGGGAGCGCGGCTAGGTAGTCCGGCTCTACCGCCGGTGAACGGCGGCGCTTGGCCTCTCCGGACGGCAtttcttcgttttcttttttgaggCGACGATTGAAGTTCGCAATTGAGCGCCAAGAGAAAGCCCTCGTCCAAAATTTGGGCGCCAAAAGCCAGTCCAGACTGTCCAGTGCACGACGGTACGAGTGCGCCGTTGCTCGGGGAATTCGTTCGTcccaaaaccacaaaaaaaaaaaaaaacataagggctgttcactttaatgtcattttcaatcatatcattttttataaaGTTACTAAAAGAATGTCTACGTTTATTTTATTGCTAAATTTGGTAATTACATAAAaaatcttgtcaaaattttagcaataatACCAACTTGTCAAatttttggtaaggtttattttggctacaatctgaacaggcggaaatgctaatgggcgggtgatcgctcccccgTCCGCCCAGCGATCACCCGTCCGCCCTCTCCCCTATATTCGatacactcctccctcctctccccccttcctccttcccttcttctcttccctattacagtacaccacacaattttatttaaaaaaaaacaaaaagttagaaaaaatttatgtatagaatactatataaaaaagttgaatttaaattcaaatttgaatcagctatgtaaacttttggcttataaactttgggtctataaactttaggtgtaaatatttgaattcaaattcaaatttgaatcagatataattcaaattcaaatttgaatcaggtatgtaaacttttgacttataaactttaggtgtataaactttagatgcataaaaatactatatatagaaaatatttgaattaaaattcaaatttgaatcagatataattcaaattcaaatttgaaacgggtatgtaaacttttgacttataaactttgggtctataaactttaggtgtaaaaactttagatgtatagaaatactatatataaaaaaatttgaattcaaattcaaaatttgaatcggatatataaacttttgacttataaactttgggtctctaaactttagatgtataaacttgagatgtataaactttaggtgcataaatttactaaaataggaaagtaatacggtgccaaaaaagaaaccaggtggagggaggaagaggggaggagatcaATCGCTACCTCCATCTccaggcgatcgatcgcccattaggatcCCCCTGAACATGCCCTTAACTTAAACAGGGATGTGTCATGTGACCTCTCTGAAtataaatctaaaaaaaaaattgttgtacTAAAAGTCATATCATCTCAAAgattgagcttttttttttaaaggagtaCTTATGgcatgtttagttggtgaaatgaaaattttttttgtattaaatcagacgtttgaccggatgtcggaaggagttttcggacacgaatgaaaaaactaatttcataacttgcctgaaaactacgagacaaatcttttgagcctaattagtccgtcattagcacgtgtatgttattgtagcactttatggctaatcatggtctaattaggctcaaaaaattcatctcgtaatttacatgtaaactgtgcaattggttttctttttatctatatttaattctccatatatgtgtcaaaaatttgatatgatgtttttgggaaaatttttgggaactaaacagggccttaacaTTGCCATAAGATAGTTTGCAGTAATGAACAGTGATATAATTGTAACATATCATCTGTGATGAAATGGGGTTCCCAGAAGGTTGACCTTTCCAGCTTaaaggttgatgagaacaacaaGCGGAATACATCAACTTAATGTTGATAAAATGCATAGGAAAAATTGCAAACCTTGTCAttcacatcttttttttccaactCAAGATGTAAACAATGACACGTAAATTGTATTTTGATTAACACTTATACTACCTCCAGGTTAGTAATACATGTCATCTTGGATGAGGCtattattcaaatttaaaaaattaaactagAAATAACATCTGaaatatttatcttataaaaaacACTTTAatgaaataatatatttattgatatgtCTACATatattgtaataaaaaataatgatcaaAGTTGCTATTTGAAAACTACGTCATTATCTAAAAtgataagtattatcagcctttggagggagtataacaaaTTAGCAAATGATATGAGGATAGAAGATTAATTTTCTGATCGTATTTATAAATGGACTGGTAAGGTCATTAACTCATTATTGATTACATCGAATtagatgtttttattttttttttgaagaggcCTATAATTAAATagacaaatactccctccatactcgtataGGGAGTCGTTTTGgatagcgacacggtctccaaaacacaactttaacttcttgtttatataaaaatatttattgaatatacttttatgaaagtatttttcaagacaagtctattcatatattttttacatttttaaactcaacaacttgaaagttattcatgatttatattctcaatgtttgacttaaaaattGTTCTAAACTACTttttttacgagtacggagggagtacatgtgcCCCAGCTGCAAATGGTGATCAGTTGCACCTTCTGAGCTTGATCAAGTCACGCAACTACATCATTTGAATGAAAAGAAATGATATTATGGTGAAAAATGATGAAGAAACAGAGTGGCATAAGCTTTTAATTATTCCAAAATCACCATTTTGTTATTCTCATTAGTGAAATATGGATGGAATTTGAAGGCAGAAATTCAGAATATGATCATAAACAACCTTGCAATTAGGGTAAAGAGATAACTAAAGCACAGTGATTCTAACAGAAAAACCTGAAGATTGGAAAAGTAAAAGGGATTGAATCCTCATTCGGGAATTAATAACAATGGGAAGGCATTATTTaaacttcatcaaaatatatagGCAAGCAGTATGCATTACCTACATAGGCACACTATTGCAGATGTCATGCATGTTGCCTGATGGAAATTCAACATCCACACAGTTCAACAGAGATATCTTTCACTGAATACAAACAATGGGATGAAAAAGCATGAGAAGTTCAGGTGCTCTGCAAAGTCAAGCTAGCCAGTCATCCACGGATGAGTCTGAGCTTAGCTAACGGCGATGCTCTTTTGTATTTTGCCATCTCTATGCATGCCTCCTGATAAGATAGCCTACTGGAGGTGACACGAACAGAGAACAGTTCTAGCGATCTTGCTTTGGATAGGACAAACTTGATGAAGCACATCTCATTTGAGGAGCAGTCAATACTATGTAACCAGACATCTCGAAGTCTAGGGAAAATGTCATCACTTGCTTGTGCGTTTGCGAATCCTTCGACAGATCCAGCATCCacttcatcatcatcacaatcaACCTACCAAAGGAAGAACATAATTTGTGAATTGCAAATGTTATAAATGCAAATAAATAACTCAATCAGCCAAAACAGATATTGGAACTCTCTGCTTATTGAAAAGATCCGCGAATTGTTTGCGCATTCACGATCTAGCCATCTAGGAACCATAATATGTAAAGTAACTTTCTGGGGTTTTCTACATTACCTCGATTTCAAGTGTTTCCAGGTTTGGGGCACTTCTAAGTATGCAAAAGACCCAAGAAGTACTTGAGATTTGATCTAGACAAGCATGCAGGTCCAACGACCTCAAGTTCTGAAAAGTGAATGAAAACCTCTCCGGTGGGTTACCATTGAACTGCAAATCACAATAGTACATTAGATTTGGTCTAGACAAGAATCCAGGTGTAATAACCTCAAATGTGAATAAAAACCTCTGGTGAATTACCACTGAATTTAGATTCGAGTTTACATTGAGCTGCTCTAATTTTTACCCACTAGTGAGTATAAAAACTGtaaaaggattttaagtttCATGGTTTGCTAACTGTTGATTAAAAATTTGGAGGGCACGGGACGCACGGTGAAGCAACTAGCAAAGTAAAGTACCTGGTCTGTAATTGCATCGAATCCAAGAGTCTCCGCATGACTAATCCCTTCCAGAATTTTGCACAAAACTTCAGTCTTGATGGCCGACGCGAAGACGATGGCGTGCTCTAGCCGCGGGAGCTCCCCCTATCCTGCAGCCATAATCGTAATCCGTCCAGATCCAAACGGACCGGAGGTTTGGTCCCCGGATGAACCACCTCTCCCAGTGATGGAGGCTGCGCACGTTCGAGAGAGACAGCTCGACGAgaagcggcgacgcggcgatcatcgcctccagccgcctccccCCGTGGCGCGGGAGGTCGATCTCGGAGAGGGACAGCTTGGTCAACTCCGGGAACCCCacaaacgacggcggcggcggcgacggcgggaagATGCAGCCCTCGAGGACCAGCGTGGTGAGCTCCAGGCAGGAGAGGATACTGGGGTCGAGGCTGGGCTTCTCGCCGAACACGAACTCGAAGTGGAGGTCGAGGGACTGGACGCGCTTGCGGGGGATGAGGCGGAGCCagcggacggcgcggcggaACCGGCGACCGGGGACTCGGAGGCCGAGCCCGCggaccggcgcggcggcgcgcttcaggacggaggagatggcggcggcggggccggagGATCTGAAGCTGAGGTCGAGGCCGCGGACGGACtcccagcggcggcgccaggcGCGGGAGAGG
The Oryza glaberrima chromosome 8, OglaRS2, whole genome shotgun sequence DNA segment above includes these coding regions:
- the LOC127782257 gene encoding F-box/FBD/LRR-repeat protein At1g13570-like isoform X2 → METSPPRRKPRLPPPPPEGDPTASAVGASLESLPGELLENIVSRLSLRDAVRTSAISRSWIHRWESAPDLRHYWPRRSRPDAICAVLARYSRSVGQFCTWGIRADAFPHIDEWLPLLAAKGVQTLTLSFWDYSDVNVEYYTLHPAIFACGQLTSLHLERCFLPTAHEGFGGFPNLTLLSLVYVGLPENGERKLEAMIRMSPSLVSLELSNVEVTDDDFEDWIIQAPNLERLTITSDIDYGWQIQDLPSIQDANINIEDYSIDRDFVKLLTSLAQVGELELFIPSADGNVLEGISCSFQKLRSLTLHTNFYKASSILSTFGLLTRAPNLLHLEIEITDHENQSDEVDIDFLNALWTNSLFANLDFVSIKSATCWSNEMRFIEFVLSKARLLGEFYIYHDDTGSYSKPREEAIIELAKYKRASPKAKVFFRDMEDTWLYS
- the LOC127782257 gene encoding F-box/FBD/LRR-repeat protein At1g13570-like isoform X1, whose product is METSPPRRKPRLPPPPPEGDPTASAVGASLESLPGELLENIVSRLSLRDAVRTSAISRSWIHRWESAPDLRHYWPRRSRPDAICAVLARYSRSVGQFCTWGIRADAFPHIDEWLPLLAAKGVQTLTLSFWDYSDVNVEYYTLHPAIFACGQLTSLHLERCFLPTAHEGFGGFPNLTLLSLVYVGLPENGERKLEAMIRMSPSLVSLELSNVEVTDDDFEDWIIQAPNLERLTITSDIDYGWQIQDLPSIQDANINIEDYSIDRDFVKLLTSLAQVGELELFIPSADGNVLEGISCSFQKLRSLTLHTNFYKASSILSTFGLLTRAPNLLHLEIEITDHENQSDEVDIDFLNALWTNSLFANLDFVSIKSATCWSNEMRFIEFVLSKARLLGEFYIYHDDTGSYSKPREEAIIELAKYKRASPKAKVFFRDMEVSSLLTIC
- the LOC127783222 gene encoding F-box/FBD/LRR-repeat protein At1g13570-like, with amino-acid sequence MPSGEAKRRRSPAVEPDYLAALPPEIVDNIISRLGVRDVFRTSVLSHAWRRRWRSVRGLDLDFRSSDPAAAISSVLKRSAAPVRTVTLRVPRRWFHRAVRWLRLLPRKRVQSLHLYFEMISIIEGKHNLDPSIFSCLELSSLSLAGCTFPPPQPPSFVGFLKLTKLSLSEVELPPHGERQLEAMIAASPLLLELSLDNVHSFHHSEVWFVRGPNIRSLRIWAVDQDFGCRIGELPRLEDAAIFLDSEVTTQVLCKTLEGIAHVESLDFNALMHQFSDNPPERFSFTFQNLRSLDLHACLDQISSTSLVFSILRCAPNLEKLEIEIGCYDDLVDDGTVEGFANAQTSDDIFPRLRCLVT